One Streptococcus gallolyticus subsp. gallolyticus DSM 16831 DNA window includes the following coding sequences:
- a CDS encoding MalY/PatB family protein, giving the protein MGTYDFTTRPNRLTHFTYKWQTSENDPDLLQLWVADMDFLPVPEIKEAIIDYGQEHIFGYNYFKDSLYQSVIDWERNEHGYNITKDDISFIDGVVPAISVAIQAFTEKGDAVLINSPVYYPFARTIRLNDRKLVENSLVIKNGHFEIDFDQLEKDIVDNQVKLYVFCSPHNPGGRIWSAQELQKIGELCEKHGVILVSDEIHQDLALFGNKHHSFNTIDDRFKEFTLILSSATKTFNIAGTKNSFAIIQNPKLRKQFKRVQLANNQHEVPTLGMITTETAFTYGKPWLEELKKVIEENINYVVDYFEENTKIKVMKPEGTYLVWLDFSAYGIEQPQLDEKLQKEAKVVLNDGAHFGKEGKSFARLNVAAPLETVKEASKRIASVFGK; this is encoded by the coding sequence ATGGGAACATATGATTTTACAACGAGACCAAATCGCCTAACACATTTCACATATAAATGGCAGACGTCTGAAAATGACCCTGACTTGCTTCAACTTTGGGTTGCTGATATGGATTTTTTGCCTGTTCCAGAAATTAAAGAAGCGATTATCGATTATGGACAAGAACACATCTTTGGCTATAATTATTTTAAGGATTCTCTTTATCAATCAGTGATTGATTGGGAAAGAAATGAACACGGCTACAACATCACTAAAGATGACATTTCTTTCATTGACGGTGTTGTTCCTGCCATTTCGGTTGCCATTCAGGCCTTTACTGAAAAAGGCGATGCGGTGCTGATTAATTCGCCAGTTTATTATCCTTTTGCACGGACAATTCGTCTAAATGACCGTAAATTAGTGGAAAATTCTTTGGTTATTAAGAATGGGCATTTTGAAATTGACTTTGACCAACTTGAGAAAGATATCGTTGATAATCAGGTAAAACTTTATGTTTTTTGTAGCCCACACAACCCTGGTGGACGTATCTGGTCAGCACAAGAATTGCAAAAAATCGGTGAGCTTTGTGAAAAACATGGCGTTATCTTGGTTTCAGATGAAATTCATCAAGACTTAGCGCTTTTTGGCAATAAACACCATTCTTTCAATACTATTGATGACCGTTTTAAAGAATTTACGCTTATCCTGTCATCAGCTACGAAAACATTTAACATTGCTGGTACGAAAAACAGCTTTGCGATTATTCAAAATCCGAAACTTCGTAAGCAATTTAAACGTGTCCAATTGGCTAATAATCAACACGAAGTTCCGACTCTGGGAATGATTACGACAGAAACTGCCTTTACTTATGGCAAGCCATGGTTGGAAGAATTAAAAAAAGTTATCGAAGAAAATATTAATTACGTTGTGGATTATTTTGAAGAAAATACCAAGATTAAGGTCATGAAGCCTGAGGGAACTTACCTTGTGTGGCTTGACTTTTCAGCCTATGGCATTGAACAACCACAATTAGATGAAAAACTTCAAAAAGAAGCAAAAGTGGTGTTAAATGACGGCGCACATTTCGGAAAAGAAGGCAAAAGTTTTGCTCGTCTAAACGTTGCTGCACCACTAGAAACTGTAAAAGAAGCCAGCAAACGCATCGCTAGCGTCTTTGGAAAGTAA
- a CDS encoding ABC transporter substrate-binding protein, whose amino-acid sequence MHKKIALTALTFLASIALAACSKSPDVTANATGTTIGDTLKIGVNLELTGAVAAYGNAENDGIKLAVEEINKAGGVDGKKIELVTKDNKSENAEASTAATNLAIQSQVNAMIGPATSGAVSAASLNAQKTGVPLLTPSGTQDDLTVDSDGVKKYVFRTTFQDSFQGQVLAQYAYSNLNAKKVVLYYDNSSDYAKGIAEEFQEKYQGEIVATATFASGDKDFQSALTKFKNLDYDAIVMPGYYTETGIITKQARDMGIEVPILGPDGFNDDSFADLAGTANTHDVYYVSGYSTKTALSDKATEFIAAYKEKYGSEPNMFAALAYDSVYMIAKAAEGAETSIDIANNLANLTDFEGVTGTMTIDEDHNPIKTALMVKMKDGVEDSAEAVEITGDN is encoded by the coding sequence ATGCATAAAAAGATTGCGCTTACAGCGCTAACTTTTTTAGCCTCAATTGCTTTAGCAGCTTGTAGTAAGTCGCCAGATGTCACTGCAAATGCCACAGGAACAACGATTGGTGACACCTTGAAAATTGGTGTTAACCTTGAATTGACTGGTGCAGTAGCTGCTTATGGTAATGCAGAAAATGACGGTATTAAACTTGCCGTTGAAGAGATTAATAAAGCTGGCGGTGTTGATGGTAAAAAAATCGAACTCGTTACGAAAGATAATAAATCTGAAAACGCGGAAGCTTCTACCGCAGCGACTAACTTGGCTATTCAAAGTCAAGTTAATGCCATGATTGGTCCAGCCACTTCTGGTGCGGTTTCTGCCGCTAGTTTGAATGCCCAGAAAACAGGTGTTCCGTTGTTGACTCCAAGTGGCACACAGGATGATTTGACAGTGGATAGTGATGGCGTTAAAAAGTACGTTTTCCGTACGACTTTCCAAGACAGCTTCCAAGGTCAAGTTTTAGCACAGTACGCTTATAGCAATTTGAATGCTAAAAAGGTTGTTCTTTATTATGATAACTCAAGTGACTATGCTAAAGGGATTGCTGAGGAATTCCAAGAAAAATATCAAGGAGAGATTGTTGCAACAGCGACATTTGCTTCAGGGGATAAAGATTTCCAATCAGCCTTGACAAAATTCAAAAACTTGGATTATGATGCGATTGTAATGCCAGGTTATTATACAGAAACTGGTATCATTACAAAACAAGCGCGTGATATGGGTATCGAAGTTCCAATTTTGGGACCTGATGGATTCAATGATGATAGCTTTGCTGACTTGGCTGGTACAGCAAATACGCATGATGTTTATTACGTATCAGGTTATTCAACGAAAACAGCACTTTCAGATAAAGCAACAGAATTTATTGCAGCATATAAAGAAAAATACGGTTCAGAACCAAATATGTTTGCAGCGCTTGCTTATGACTCTGTTTATATGATTGCAAAAGCAGCAGAAGGCGCAGAGACTTCTATTGATATTGCTAATAACTTAGCAAATCTGACAGATTTTGAAGGTGTTACTGGTACAATGACTATCGATGAAGATCATAACCCAATCAAGACAGCCTTGATGGTTAAGATGAAAGATGGTGTTGAAGATTCGGCTGAAGCCGTTGAAATTACAGGAGATAACTAG
- a CDS encoding branched-chain amino acid ABC transporter permease encodes MKKNLKINLSWLALIVVLFGILEFLATTNILNLYYIQILMGIGISILMGLGTNLVLGFSGQFTLGQAGFMAIGAYATAIITQQNPTYGGFYFSMLVGIVIAVLVALVFGIPTLRLKGDYLAIATLGMAEIIRIVIVNGGDLTNGAAGLTGILPYTTWPVIFIFVVAITILILNFLRSSIGRQVISVREDEIAAEAMGVNVTRMKVLIFVMGAIISAIAGSLYVGYIGTVVPKDFTIMKSIDYLIIAVLGGLGSITGTILAAIVLGILNMFLQNVSNLRMIIYSLALILVMIFRPGGLLGTKEFTLSRFFNKTKGGNH; translated from the coding sequence ATGAAAAAGAATCTAAAAATCAATCTTTCTTGGCTTGCTTTGATTGTTGTTCTTTTTGGGATCTTAGAATTTCTAGCAACAACTAATATTTTGAACCTTTACTACATTCAAATTCTCATGGGGATTGGGATTAGTATTTTAATGGGACTTGGTACTAACCTTGTGCTCGGTTTCTCAGGACAATTCACACTTGGACAAGCTGGGTTTATGGCAATCGGTGCTTATGCAACAGCGATTATCACACAACAAAATCCAACTTACGGTGGTTTCTATTTCTCAATGCTTGTTGGGATTGTGATTGCTGTTCTTGTGGCGCTTGTCTTTGGTATTCCAACACTTCGTTTGAAAGGTGACTACCTTGCGATTGCAACGCTTGGTATGGCTGAAATTATCCGTATTGTTATTGTCAATGGTGGCGATTTAACCAACGGTGCGGCTGGTTTGACAGGAATTTTGCCATACACAACATGGCCAGTTATCTTTATCTTTGTCGTTGCAATTACGATTTTGATTTTAAATTTCCTACGTTCATCTATTGGACGTCAAGTTATTTCTGTTCGTGAAGATGAGATTGCAGCAGAAGCAATGGGTGTCAACGTCACAAGAATGAAAGTCTTGATTTTTGTAATGGGAGCTATCATTTCAGCTATTGCTGGCTCACTTTACGTTGGTTACATCGGAACAGTTGTACCAAAAGACTTTACTATCATGAAATCAATTGATTACTTGATTATTGCCGTTCTTGGTGGGCTTGGTTCTATCACAGGAACTATTCTAGCAGCCATTGTTTTAGGAATTCTTAACATGTTCTTGCAAAACGTTTCAAACCTCCGTATGATTATCTATTCATTGGCATTAATCTTGGTAATGATTTTCCGTCCAGGAGGACTTTTAGGAACAAAAGAATTCACATTATCACGTTTCTTTAATAAAACTAAGGGGGGCAATCATTAA
- a CDS encoding DMT family transporter produces the protein MIQKHAKLFSATVPLAWGMSYLFVALGASEIPAIELVSLRCGLAFVALVLLFFRHLQKTFSWKMMIYSAFAGLLLFAVFYGLVVGVVDTSASTAGFLASTTVVIVPIIQAMMTRKIPDLKTIVAILIVLSGLFLLTGADLSQFNFGAIMCLMAAALYAIYIILSKYFVERVDAMSLGIWQLGFASLYALMGTFVLERPVLPHSGTVWAAVLGLALICSAYGWVMQTIVQAYVSAEFTSFMFSLEPIFTAFFALLFFGEWLSGLAYLGTVLIFIGVVLVTYQPKKDKQSILLQEKINY, from the coding sequence ATGATTCAGAAACACGCTAAATTGTTTTCAGCAACTGTTCCTCTTGCGTGGGGAATGTCTTATCTTTTTGTGGCACTTGGAGCTTCTGAAATTCCAGCCATAGAGTTAGTCTCTTTACGCTGTGGTCTAGCTTTTGTGGCACTCGTTTTGCTTTTTTTCCGCCATTTGCAAAAGACGTTCTCGTGGAAAATGATGATTTACAGTGCATTTGCAGGATTATTACTATTTGCTGTCTTTTATGGCTTAGTCGTTGGTGTCGTTGACACATCAGCTTCAACAGCAGGATTTCTGGCTTCTACTACGGTAGTTATTGTTCCTATCATTCAGGCTATGATGACACGAAAAATACCAGATTTAAAGACAATAGTAGCAATTCTGATTGTTTTATCAGGGCTTTTTTTATTGACTGGTGCCGATTTATCGCAATTTAATTTCGGCGCGATTATGTGTCTAATGGCTGCAGCTTTATATGCTATCTATATCATTCTCTCTAAATATTTTGTTGAGCGAGTAGATGCGATGAGTTTGGGCATTTGGCAGTTGGGCTTTGCTAGTCTCTATGCTTTAATGGGGACGTTTGTGCTTGAAAGACCTGTTTTGCCTCATAGTGGGACGGTTTGGGCAGCTGTCCTTGGTTTAGCATTGATTTGTTCAGCTTATGGTTGGGTGATGCAAACTATTGTTCAAGCTTATGTCAGCGCAGAATTTACTAGTTTTATGTTTTCGCTAGAACCTATTTTTACAGCCTTTTTTGCCCTTTTATTTTTTGGAGAATGGCTGAGCGGTTTAGCTTATTTGGGAACTGTTTTGATTTTTATCGGTGTGGTTTTAGTGACTTATCAGCCTAAAAAAGACAAGCAATCCATTTTACTTCAGGAAAAAATCAATTATTAA
- a CDS encoding ABC transporter ATP-binding protein, with amino-acid sequence MALLDVKNLTKNFGGLTAVGDVTMHLNEGELVGLIGPNGAGKTTLFNLLTGVYEPSEGSVSLDGTLLNSKKPYKIASLGLSRTFQNIRLFKDMTVLENVLVGMANQNKSHVFASFLRLPKFYQSEEELRQKAMDLLAIFNLDGDADTLAKNLPYGQQRRLEIVRALATEPKILFLDEPAAGMNPQETAELTQLIRQIKEEFDITIMLIEHDMSLVMEVTERIYVLEYGRLIAHGTPDEIKNNQRVIEAYLGGEG; translated from the coding sequence ATGGCACTTCTTGATGTTAAAAATTTAACCAAAAATTTCGGTGGTTTGACAGCCGTTGGTGATGTCACAATGCATTTAAATGAGGGAGAATTAGTTGGTCTTATTGGTCCAAACGGTGCTGGTAAAACAACGCTTTTCAACCTTTTAACAGGTGTCTATGAACCAAGCGAAGGTTCAGTTTCTTTGGATGGCACATTGTTAAATAGCAAGAAACCTTATAAAATCGCATCACTTGGTCTTTCACGTACTTTCCAGAACATCCGTCTCTTTAAAGATATGACCGTTTTGGAAAATGTACTTGTTGGCATGGCTAATCAAAATAAATCACATGTCTTTGCAAGCTTTCTTCGTTTGCCAAAATTCTATCAAAGCGAGGAAGAGTTGCGCCAAAAAGCTATGGATTTGTTAGCTATCTTTAATTTGGATGGGGATGCAGATACCCTAGCTAAAAATCTTCCTTACGGTCAGCAACGTCGTTTGGAAATTGTGCGTGCCCTTGCAACTGAACCCAAAATTCTCTTTTTAGATGAACCTGCTGCTGGGATGAACCCACAAGAAACAGCAGAATTGACACAGTTAATTCGTCAAATCAAAGAAGAATTTGACATTACCATTATGCTTATCGAACACGATATGAGCCTTGTAATGGAAGTGACAGAACGTATTTACGTTCTTGAATATGGACGTTTAATTGCTCACGGTACACCTGATGAAATCAAAAATAATCAACGTGTTATTGAAGCTTATCTTGGAGGTGAAGGATAA
- a CDS encoding YlbG family protein: protein MFKKQERQGIIVYLYYNRDARKLNKYGDVLYHSRKMRYQVLYVNKEEAEDIAKEISELKFVKEVSLSQFDNIDKNFVGNLARF from the coding sequence ATGTTTAAAAAGCAGGAACGTCAGGGGATTATCGTTTATTTATACTATAATCGTGATGCTCGAAAATTAAATAAATATGGTGATGTTTTATACCATTCGCGTAAAATGCGATATCAGGTCTTGTATGTGAATAAAGAAGAAGCAGAAGATATCGCAAAAGAAATTTCAGAATTGAAATTTGTTAAAGAAGTATCATTATCACAGTTTGATAATATCGATAAAAATTTTGTAGGCAATTTAGCTCGTTTTTGA
- the upp gene encoding uracil phosphoribosyltransferase translates to MGKFQVISHPLIQHKLSILRRTTTSTKDFRELVNEIAMLMGYEVLRDLPLEDVEIETPITKTTQKQLAGKKLAIVPILRAGIGMVDGFLSLVPAAKVGHIGMYRDEETLQPVEYLVKLPEDIDQRQIFVVDPMLATGGSAILAVDSLKKRGAANIKFVCLVSAPEGVKALQEAHPDIDIYTATLDEKLNEHGYIVPGLGDAGDRLFGTK, encoded by the coding sequence ATGGGAAAATTCCAAGTTATCTCACACCCGCTTATCCAACACAAATTATCAATCTTGCGTCGCACAACAACTTCAACTAAAGATTTTCGTGAATTAGTTAACGAAATTGCAATGCTTATGGGTTATGAAGTATTGCGCGACCTTCCACTTGAAGATGTTGAAATCGAGACACCGATTACAAAAACAACTCAAAAACAATTAGCTGGTAAAAAATTAGCAATTGTTCCTATTTTACGTGCTGGTATCGGTATGGTTGACGGTTTCCTTAGCTTAGTTCCAGCTGCTAAAGTTGGTCATATTGGAATGTATCGTGATGAAGAAACATTGCAACCTGTTGAATACCTTGTGAAATTACCAGAAGATATTGACCAACGTCAAATTTTTGTGGTTGACCCAATGCTTGCAACAGGTGGTTCAGCTATTTTAGCCGTTGATTCTCTTAAAAAACGTGGCGCAGCTAACATTAAATTTGTTTGTCTCGTATCTGCACCAGAAGGTGTTAAAGCTCTCCAAGAGGCACACCCAGATATCGACATTTACACAGCCACTCTTGACGAAAAACTTAACGAACATGGTTACATCGTTCCAGGTCTTGGTGACGCTGGTGACCGCCTATTCGGTACAAAATAA
- a CDS encoding YlbF family regulator yields MLTIDEQLFDIDEAIDEVVASFLELESVKDYRKAREVFLADTMLQEKIMHFQALKQSYEDAKPYAAFRPEVAEMRHQLFKEKRAIDINEKVSQLRQSEVAVQKILAELSQKISSAISSDIFVDTGLPLAPHKSHHGNCSKGGRKKHV; encoded by the coding sequence ATGTTGACAATTGATGAACAATTATTTGATATTGATGAGGCTATTGATGAGGTTGTCGCATCCTTTCTTGAGTTGGAAAGTGTCAAAGACTATCGGAAAGCACGTGAGGTTTTCTTGGCAGATACTATGCTTCAGGAAAAAATTATGCATTTTCAAGCCTTGAAACAAAGCTATGAAGATGCTAAGCCGTATGCAGCTTTTCGACCAGAAGTTGCTGAAATGCGTCATCAACTTTTTAAGGAAAAAAGAGCCATTGACATCAACGAAAAAGTGAGTCAATTGCGACAAAGTGAAGTTGCTGTTCAAAAAATTTTAGCAGAACTATCACAAAAAATCTCATCAGCTATTTCATCTGATATTTTTGTAGATACAGGTTTGCCTTTGGCACCACATAAATCACACCATGGGAATTGTAGTAAAGGAGGACGGAAAAAGCATGTTTAA
- a CDS encoding branched-chain amino acid ABC transporter permease — protein MFLEQLPQQLVNGIILGSIYALLALGYTMVYGIIKLINFAHGDIYMLGAFIGYYAISSLHMNFWIALIFTMIATACLGMIIEFLAYRPLRHSTRIAALITAIGVSFFLEYGMVFLVGANTRSFPQAIDIVSYKIGSVTVTNIQLLILIVSLVLMVALQLIVKKTKMGKAMRAVSVDSDAAELMGINVNSTISFTFALGSALAGAAGVLIGLYYNSIEPLMGMTPGIKAFVAAVLGGIGIIPGAALGGFVIGILETLSISLNLSSYRDAIVYGVLIIILLVRPAGILGKNVKEKV, from the coding sequence ATGTTTTTAGAACAGCTCCCCCAACAACTGGTTAATGGTATTATTCTAGGAAGTATCTATGCGTTACTTGCTCTCGGTTATACCATGGTTTATGGGATTATTAAATTAATTAATTTTGCTCATGGCGATATCTATATGCTAGGTGCATTTATCGGTTACTATGCTATTAGTAGCCTTCACATGAATTTCTGGATTGCACTCATTTTTACAATGATTGCAACAGCTTGTCTGGGAATGATTATTGAGTTTTTGGCTTATCGTCCATTACGTCATTCGACGCGTATTGCAGCTTTGATTACGGCGATTGGTGTGTCATTCTTCCTTGAATATGGCATGGTTTTCTTGGTCGGCGCAAATACACGTTCATTCCCGCAAGCTATCGACATTGTCAGCTATAAGATTGGCTCTGTAACGGTGACAAACATTCAATTGTTGATTTTGATTGTTTCCCTTGTTTTGATGGTTGCGTTGCAATTAATCGTTAAGAAAACAAAAATGGGGAAAGCAATGCGTGCTGTATCTGTTGATAGCGATGCAGCTGAATTAATGGGAATTAACGTCAATTCAACAATTAGTTTCACATTTGCGCTTGGTTCAGCACTTGCAGGTGCCGCAGGTGTGTTAATCGGTCTTTACTATAACTCAATTGAACCATTAATGGGGATGACACCTGGTATTAAAGCCTTCGTTGCCGCTGTTCTTGGTGGTATCGGCATTATTCCAGGGGCAGCTTTAGGTGGATTTGTTATTGGTATTTTGGAAACTTTATCAATTTCGCTCAACCTTTCAAGTTATCGTGATGCCATTGTTTACGGTGTTTTAATTATCATTCTTTTGGTAAGACCTGCTGGTATTCTTGGCAAAAACGTGAAAGAGAAGGTGTAG
- a CDS encoding cystathionine gamma-synthase — MKSDCRLATILAHAGIKSDEATGALAAPIHFSTTYQHPEFGKSTGFDYTRTKNPTRATLEKTLAAIEKADYALATSSGMSAIVLAFEIFPVGAKVVAARDLYGGSFRWFNDKEKEGRFSFEYTNTEAELLAAISDDTDIVYIETPTNPLMVEFDIEKVANAAHAKGAKLIVDNTFYSPIYQNPIPLGADIVVHSATKYLAGHNDVLAGVVITNDKETYDKLFYNLNTTGPTLSPFDSYMLMRGLKTLKLRMEKSTENARDIVAFLEKLPAVKEVLYTGKGGMISFRVVDESKIPDIINSLDIITFAESLGGVESLITYPRTQTHADIPEEVRLSYGLTNDLLRLSIGIEDVEDLIDDLKHALEA; from the coding sequence ATGAAAAGTGATTGTAGATTGGCAACTATTTTAGCACATGCAGGAATAAAATCAGATGAAGCGACAGGAGCGTTAGCAGCACCTATTCATTTTTCCACAACTTATCAACACCCAGAGTTTGGAAAATCAACAGGTTTTGATTACACAAGAACGAAAAATCCAACACGCGCAACACTTGAAAAGACACTTGCAGCGATTGAAAAAGCAGATTATGCACTTGCAACGTCATCTGGTATGAGTGCTATTGTTTTAGCCTTTGAAATTTTTCCTGTTGGAGCCAAAGTAGTTGCCGCACGTGACTTATATGGTGGCTCTTTCCGTTGGTTCAATGATAAAGAAAAAGAAGGGCGTTTTTCGTTTGAATACACCAATACAGAAGCAGAGCTTTTAGCAGCGATTTCTGATGACACGGATATTGTTTACATTGAGACCCCAACGAACCCACTAATGGTTGAATTTGACATTGAAAAAGTGGCGAATGCGGCTCATGCCAAGGGCGCTAAGCTTATTGTGGACAATACTTTTTACAGCCCAATTTATCAAAATCCAATTCCACTTGGAGCTGATATTGTTGTGCATTCAGCCACAAAATATTTGGCAGGACATAATGATGTCTTAGCAGGCGTTGTGATTACAAACGACAAAGAGACATATGACAAACTTTTCTACAATCTCAATACGACTGGTCCAACTTTATCACCATTTGATTCTTATATGTTGATGCGTGGGCTAAAAACCCTTAAACTTCGCATGGAAAAATCAACTGAAAATGCGCGTGATATTGTTGCATTTTTGGAAAAATTACCTGCTGTTAAAGAAGTGCTTTATACGGGTAAAGGTGGCATGATTTCTTTCAGAGTGGTTGATGAAAGTAAAATTCCAGATATTATCAATAGCCTTGACATCATTACATTTGCAGAAAGTCTTGGTGGTGTGGAAAGTTTAATCACTTACCCAAGAACCCAAACACACGCAGACATTCCTGAAGAGGTTCGTTTGTCTTACGGATTAACCAATGATTTATTGCGCTTATCTATTGGAATCGAAGATGTTGAAGATTTAATTGATGACCTAAAACACGCATTGGAGGCTTAG
- a CDS encoding LysR family transcriptional regulator, producing the protein MVSKYAIFCSVIELGSFTKTAKQLNYSQSAVSQTIKNLEEEIGTRLLTRGNEGIKLTKDGQTLYPYFQQIVQGEKQPTKKIKELQGLDKAEIRIGIFTSASRNFILPFIKAFKANYPSVNFVLKQGEYTSIYQWLETGQVDLGFTHMDYVGQLQSQILYQDSLYAVLPSKHPLAQQSEISLADLAQTELILLDEGDHSLTRTAFAKENIVPTFTYEIYDDYTILEMIRQGLGVSLLYENFLDGLSLEDLAVRQISENPFRTVVLAWKNWQTLPLAAQQFAKNISSAIHD; encoded by the coding sequence ATGGTTTCAAAATATGCTATTTTTTGCTCAGTTATTGAATTGGGCTCATTTACCAAAACAGCAAAGCAACTAAATTATTCACAGAGTGCTGTCAGCCAGACGATTAAAAATCTCGAAGAAGAGATTGGAACACGTTTACTAACGCGTGGCAATGAGGGAATAAAGCTCACAAAAGACGGACAAACACTTTATCCTTATTTCCAACAAATCGTCCAAGGTGAAAAACAGCCAACCAAAAAAATCAAGGAATTGCAAGGGTTGGATAAAGCCGAGATACGTATTGGTATCTTTACGTCGGCTAGTCGGAATTTCATTTTACCTTTTATCAAAGCATTCAAGGCGAATTATCCAAGTGTCAATTTTGTGCTCAAACAGGGAGAATATACTAGTATTTACCAATGGCTAGAAACTGGGCAAGTTGATTTAGGATTTACCCATATGGACTACGTTGGGCAACTGCAATCGCAAATTCTCTATCAAGATTCTCTTTACGCCGTCTTGCCTAGCAAACACCCCTTAGCTCAGCAATCCGAAATCTCACTGGCTGATTTAGCTCAGACAGAGTTAATTCTACTCGATGAAGGTGACCACAGTTTGACACGTACCGCCTTTGCCAAGGAAAATATCGTGCCGACCTTTACCTATGAAATTTATGACGACTATACGATCTTGGAGATGATTCGACAAGGATTGGGAGTCAGTTTGCTTTATGAAAATTTCCTTGATGGCTTATCTCTTGAGGATTTAGCTGTTCGTCAGATTAGCGAAAATCCATTTAGAACCGTTGTTCTTGCATGGAAAAATTGGCAGACACTTCCCTTAGCAGCGCAACAATTTGCCAAAAATATTTCTAGCGCTATCCACGACTAA
- a CDS encoding ATP-dependent Clp protease proteolytic subunit has translation MIPVVIEQTSRGERSYDIYSRLLKDRIIMLTGPVEDNMANSIIAQLLFLDAQDNTKDIYLYVNTPGGSVSAGLAIVDTMNFIKSDVQTIVMGMAASMGTVIASSGAKGKRFMLPNAEYMIHQPMGGTGGGTQQTDMAIAAEHLLKIRQNLEQILADNSGQTLEKVHADAERDNWMSAQETLEYGFIDEIMVNNELN, from the coding sequence ATGATTCCTGTAGTTATTGAACAAACGAGCCGTGGCGAACGCTCATACGATATTTATTCACGCCTTTTGAAAGACCGTATTATCATGTTGACTGGACCAGTTGAAGATAATATGGCTAACTCTATCATTGCCCAATTGTTGTTCCTTGATGCACAAGATAACACTAAAGATATTTACCTTTATGTTAATACTCCTGGTGGTTCAGTATCAGCAGGACTTGCCATTGTTGATACAATGAATTTCATTAAATCAGATGTTCAAACAATTGTTATGGGGATGGCAGCTTCAATGGGAACTGTTATTGCGTCATCAGGTGCAAAAGGTAAACGTTTCATGTTGCCAAATGCTGAATACATGATTCACCAACCAATGGGTGGTACTGGTGGCGGTACACAACAAACAGATATGGCAATTGCTGCCGAACACCTTTTGAAAATACGTCAAAACTTGGAACAAATTTTGGCTGACAACTCTGGTCAAACATTGGAAAAAGTTCACGCTGACGCCGAACGTGATAACTGGATGAGCGCACAAGAAACCCTCGAATACGGCTTCATCGACGAAATCATGGTAAACAACGAATTAAACTAA